A portion of the Edaphobacter lichenicola genome contains these proteins:
- a CDS encoding DUF1800 domain-containing protein, producing the protein MSSMWTLLSGVLCVLMVEQPIMAAASVKKAAAPSVQQIQGDERVLHVLNRFTFGPRPGDVAAVHAMGVKEWFERQLNPLSIDDSGLDARLSMFPAMQMEQAELMQRYPSPAVLRQMIAKDEPLPADPVERAIYADQIAFYKAAKAKKEAEQAAAGKNAAGEDGMASAGVDGPTAKGADEMKKNAALPGDGVDPATPAMATHEEQLYSGLEAVKVINLPPDQRMQRILAMPPEELVRFRKSLSRSELLAAADGLSPMQRETLAALQGSPRMIGAELLETRMLRDIYSERQLEAVMTDFWLNHFNVYIKKNQNEPFLLPAYERDVIRPRALGKFEDLLVATAQSPAMLMYLDNWQSIGPDSIAAKNGGKLAKFAQNPQVKQAVKDRGLNENYARELMELHTLGVQCEVSADRPVSMLEKACGRGYTQQDVTQVAEVLTGWTVDQPNRVGVYRFEERRHEPGTKTVLGKKIGENGEAEGLEVLHLLATSPATAQFISMKLAVRFVSDTPPQALVDRMAKSFVVSGGDIRTVLRTMFDSPEFWSPEVYRAKVKTPEEFVVSAVRASGAEVTTAIPLFQALEKLGMPLYGMQTPNGYSWMAEPWVNSGDLVNRLNFAVSLSNDRIGGVQTDWTRLLGETGIARTSSTSGDLVSEKEKKLEALLLGQAVSDRTRETVLAQFRDQTTQQQAEKSFGIKANEPEPMAQVLNISSANQRARIPLDREAAGMAGLLLGSPEFQRR; encoded by the coding sequence ATGAGCTCGATGTGGACGTTGTTGTCGGGTGTCTTGTGTGTGCTGATGGTGGAACAGCCGATAATGGCGGCTGCGTCAGTGAAGAAGGCTGCAGCGCCTTCTGTGCAGCAGATTCAGGGTGACGAACGCGTTTTGCATGTGCTGAACCGGTTCACGTTTGGGCCGCGGCCGGGGGATGTTGCGGCGGTGCATGCGATGGGCGTGAAGGAGTGGTTCGAGCGGCAGTTGAATCCTTTGAGTATCGATGACTCTGGGCTGGATGCGCGACTGTCGATGTTTCCCGCGATGCAGATGGAGCAGGCGGAGTTGATGCAGCGTTATCCGAGCCCGGCGGTGTTGCGGCAGATGATTGCAAAAGATGAGCCGCTGCCGGCTGATCCTGTGGAACGTGCAATCTATGCGGATCAGATTGCGTTTTATAAGGCGGCGAAGGCGAAGAAAGAGGCGGAGCAAGCTGCTGCGGGTAAGAATGCTGCAGGCGAGGATGGAATGGCCTCGGCTGGAGTTGATGGTCCGACCGCGAAGGGTGCGGACGAGATGAAGAAGAACGCGGCGTTGCCTGGGGATGGGGTGGATCCAGCCACTCCGGCGATGGCTACGCACGAGGAACAGCTTTATTCGGGGCTGGAGGCGGTGAAGGTGATCAACCTGCCGCCGGATCAGAGAATGCAGCGGATTCTGGCGATGCCACCAGAGGAGCTGGTACGGTTTCGCAAGAGCCTAAGCAGGAGTGAGCTGCTTGCGGCAGCGGATGGTTTGTCGCCGATGCAGCGAGAGACGCTGGCTGCGCTGCAGGGCTCACCGAGGATGATTGGCGCGGAGCTGCTGGAGACTCGGATGCTTCGGGATATTTACAGCGAGCGGCAGCTCGAGGCGGTGATGACGGACTTCTGGCTGAATCACTTCAACGTGTATATCAAGAAGAATCAAAATGAGCCGTTTCTGCTGCCGGCTTACGAGCGCGATGTGATCCGGCCGCGTGCCCTGGGGAAGTTCGAAGATCTGTTGGTCGCGACGGCACAGAGTCCGGCGATGCTGATGTATCTGGATAACTGGCAGAGCATCGGACCGGATTCGATAGCGGCGAAAAATGGCGGTAAGCTTGCGAAGTTTGCGCAGAATCCGCAGGTGAAGCAGGCGGTGAAGGATCGTGGGTTGAATGAGAACTACGCGCGGGAGTTGATGGAGCTGCATACGCTGGGAGTGCAGTGCGAGGTGAGCGCGGATCGGCCGGTGAGCATGTTGGAGAAGGCTTGCGGGCGAGGGTATACGCAGCAGGATGTGACGCAGGTGGCTGAGGTGCTGACGGGATGGACCGTGGATCAGCCTAATCGGGTTGGTGTGTATCGGTTCGAGGAGCGGCGACATGAGCCGGGTACGAAGACTGTTTTGGGAAAGAAGATTGGAGAGAATGGCGAAGCCGAAGGGTTGGAGGTACTGCATCTGCTCGCGACCAGCCCGGCGACGGCGCAGTTTATTTCGATGAAGCTTGCGGTGAGGTTTGTGAGCGATACGCCTCCGCAGGCGCTTGTGGACCGAATGGCAAAGTCGTTTGTTGTTAGCGGCGGCGATATCAGGACGGTGCTTCGGACGATGTTTGATTCGCCTGAGTTTTGGTCGCCGGAGGTGTATCGGGCGAAGGTGAAGACGCCGGAGGAGTTTGTGGTGTCTGCAGTGCGAGCAAGTGGCGCTGAGGTGACGACGGCGATACCGCTGTTCCAGGCGCTCGAAAAGCTAGGCATGCCGCTGTATGGAATGCAGACGCCGAATGGTTACAGCTGGATGGCGGAGCCGTGGGTCAATTCGGGAGATTTGGTGAACAGGCTGAACTTTGCGGTGTCGTTGAGTAATGACCGCATTGGTGGGGTGCAGACGGATTGGACGCGGCTGCTGGGAGAGACGGGTATTGCGCGGACTTCGTCGACGAGCGGGGATTTGGTTTCTGAGAAGGAGAAAAAGCTTGAGGCCTTACTGCTTGGACAGGCGGTGAGCGACCGGACGAGAGAGACGGTGCTGGCACAGTTTCGGGATCAGACGACGCAGCAGCAGGCAGAGAAGAGCTTCGGGATCAAGGCGAACGAACCTGAGCCGATGGCGCAGGTGTTGAACATCTCTTCGGCGAACCAGCGAGCAAGGATCCCGCTCGACCGGGAGGCTGCAGGGATGGCTGGGCTGCTGCTTGGGTCGCCAGAGTTTCAACGGCGTTAG